One Gloeobacter morelensis MG652769 DNA window includes the following coding sequences:
- a CDS encoding rhodanese-like domain-containing protein, with protein MPYQEISVAELQRKLASQAESIQFVDVREPEELEQSRLDGFIHLPLSQAQEWSVRLGELLDPQKEIVVLCHHGMRSADLCSFLLRRGYENVKNVQGGIHAYSLYVDPSVPRYL; from the coding sequence ATGCCTTACCAGGAGATTTCCGTCGCCGAACTCCAGCGCAAACTCGCTTCGCAGGCCGAAAGCATCCAGTTTGTCGATGTGCGCGAACCGGAAGAATTAGAGCAATCGCGGCTCGACGGCTTCATCCACCTGCCGCTGAGCCAAGCTCAGGAGTGGTCGGTGCGCCTCGGCGAGCTTCTCGATCCGCAAAAGGAGATCGTGGTGCTGTGCCACCACGGCATGCGCTCCGCCGACCTGTGCTCGTTTTTGTTGCGCCGCGGCTACGAGAACGTCAAGAACGTCCAGGGCGGCATCCACGCCTACTCGCTGTACGTCGATCCGAGCGTGCCGCGCTATTTGTAG
- a CDS encoding DUF760 domain-containing protein, which translates to MLVPFDPSQFESESATGERPQDNKLVHYLRMQPPELLSQIAQSVTPDVHQMIAGNIQGLMGSLPSSQFNVQVSTNRDNLSALLASAMMTGYFLRNVEQRMELEGRLNAALGGED; encoded by the coding sequence ATGCTTGTCCCTTTCGACCCTTCGCAATTTGAATCCGAGTCGGCCACCGGCGAACGGCCGCAGGATAACAAACTCGTCCATTACCTGCGCATGCAGCCGCCCGAGTTGCTTTCGCAGATCGCCCAATCCGTCACCCCAGACGTGCACCAGATGATCGCAGGCAATATCCAGGGGCTGATGGGTAGCCTGCCGAGCAGCCAGTTCAATGTTCAAGTCAGCACCAACCGCGACAACCTCTCGGCTTTGCTCGCCTCGGCGATGATGACCGGCTATTTTCTGCGCAACGTCGAGCAGCGCATGGAACTGGAAGGCCGCCTGAATGCCGCCCTTGGCGGCGAGGACTGA
- a CDS encoding IscS subfamily cysteine desulfurase, with protein sequence MTSRAIYMDNNATTPVDPVVLEAMLPYFTEKFGNAASRNHAYGWEAEEAVENARAQIAAAVGADPKEIIFTSGATESNNLALKGVAEMYREKGNHIITVVTEHKCVLDSAKYLERHGCRVTYLPVKPDGLVDLAELEAAITAETVLISVMFANNEIGVIQPVAEIARIARFHGVLFHTDAAQALGKVPIDVQAVGIDLMSMSGHKLYGPKGIGALYVRRKNPRVRLEAQLHGGGHERGMRSGTLYVPLIVGMGAAAERATQNLEAEATRTRKLRERLLEQITSRLSEVYVNGSLEHRLSGNLNLSFAFVEGEALLMGLNDTVALSSGSACTSASLEPSYVLKALGVGDELAHSSLRFGIGRFNTEEDIDRTSAKIVEVVNRLRQMSPLWEMHQQGIDLQRVAWTAH encoded by the coding sequence ATGACCAGCAGAGCTATCTACATGGACAACAATGCCACCACCCCGGTCGACCCGGTGGTGCTGGAGGCGATGTTGCCGTACTTTACTGAAAAATTCGGCAACGCGGCCAGCCGCAACCACGCCTACGGCTGGGAAGCGGAGGAGGCGGTCGAAAACGCCCGCGCCCAGATCGCGGCGGCGGTGGGAGCCGACCCCAAAGAGATCATCTTCACCAGCGGTGCTACCGAATCGAACAACCTCGCCCTCAAGGGCGTGGCTGAGATGTACCGCGAGAAAGGCAACCACATCATCACCGTCGTCACCGAGCACAAGTGCGTCCTAGATAGCGCCAAATACCTCGAACGGCACGGCTGTCGTGTCACCTACCTGCCGGTCAAGCCCGACGGTTTGGTAGATCTAGCCGAGTTGGAAGCGGCAATTACCGCCGAGACTGTCTTGATCTCGGTGATGTTCGCCAACAACGAAATCGGCGTCATCCAGCCCGTCGCCGAAATCGCCAGGATTGCCAGGTTCCATGGCGTGCTCTTTCACACCGACGCCGCCCAGGCACTGGGCAAGGTGCCCATCGACGTGCAGGCTGTGGGTATCGATTTGATGTCGATGTCGGGCCACAAGCTCTATGGCCCCAAGGGCATTGGTGCTTTGTACGTGCGGCGCAAGAACCCGCGCGTGCGCCTCGAAGCGCAGTTGCACGGCGGCGGCCACGAGCGGGGCATGCGCTCCGGTACCCTCTATGTGCCGCTCATCGTCGGCATGGGTGCTGCGGCTGAGCGGGCAACTCAAAATCTTGAAGCAGAGGCGACCCGCACCCGCAAACTGCGCGAGCGGCTTTTGGAGCAGATTACCAGCCGGTTGAGCGAAGTCTACGTCAACGGCTCGCTAGAACATCGCCTGTCCGGCAACCTCAACTTGAGTTTCGCTTTCGTCGAAGGGGAGGCGCTGCTGATGGGTCTCAACGATACGGTGGCGCTCTCCTCGGGGTCGGCATGCACCTCGGCGTCGCTGGAGCCCAGTTACGTGCTCAAGGCGCTGGGGGTGGGCGACGAATTGGCCCACTCCTCGCTGCGCTTCGGGATCGGCCGCTTCAATACTGAAGAGGACATCGACCGTACCAGCGCCAAGATCGTCGAGGTGGTCAACCGCCTGCGCCAGATGTCACCCTTGTGGGAGATGCACCAGCAGGGCATCGACCTGCAGCGGGTGGCCTGGACCGCCCACTGA
- a CDS encoding DUF4912 domain-containing protein codes for MSPNEQWSLEEMTLRQLRAVAQQYKVSRYSRMTKTELLEAIHEAQLQQQTGRRTRGLEAQAEVEDSKFRVGASEMAIEDLSDIDADLGDLPGGYGESRVVILPRDPQWAYVYWDVPNEHREELRRQGGQQLSLRLYDVTDISFNGYNSHSVQEFPCDELAREWYIPIPISDRDFVTDIGYRTGDGRWLVAARSASVRIPPMYPSDWIDDRFVTIPFEMDLKGKTVYTLVPPYAAAPALQGGGLTRGYGLTPHEALFEYAGGMEAAVTGSLFGSHQQVPLSEMAISSFITPSGLGLFSGALFSGALFSGASVPPGRARGFWLVADAELIIYGATEPDASVTIGGQRIDLAPDGTFRFQYAFPDGLMNFPIEAVAVDGEQRRAITMRFMRQTPLRNTNTKAEMKIEAY; via the coding sequence ATGTCCCCGAATGAGCAGTGGTCCCTCGAAGAGATGACCCTCCGGCAGCTGCGGGCGGTAGCCCAGCAGTATAAAGTTTCGCGCTACAGCCGCATGACAAAGACGGAACTGCTAGAGGCGATTCACGAAGCGCAATTGCAGCAACAAACAGGCAGACGTACTCGCGGTTTGGAGGCCCAGGCAGAAGTGGAAGACAGCAAGTTTCGCGTTGGCGCGTCGGAGATGGCAATCGAAGACCTTTCGGATATCGACGCAGATCTCGGGGATCTCCCCGGCGGCTACGGCGAGAGCCGCGTTGTGATTTTGCCCCGCGACCCGCAGTGGGCCTACGTCTACTGGGATGTGCCCAACGAGCACCGCGAGGAGCTGCGCCGCCAGGGCGGCCAGCAGCTTTCTTTGCGCCTGTACGACGTCACCGATATCAGCTTCAACGGCTACAACAGCCACAGCGTTCAGGAATTTCCCTGCGACGAACTGGCGCGCGAGTGGTACATTCCAATTCCGATCAGCGACCGCGACTTTGTAACCGACATCGGTTATCGCACCGGCGACGGGCGCTGGCTGGTGGCGGCGCGCTCGGCTTCGGTGCGCATTCCACCGATGTACCCATCCGACTGGATCGACGACCGGTTTGTCACCATTCCCTTTGAGATGGATCTCAAGGGCAAGACCGTCTACACGCTGGTGCCTCCTTATGCGGCGGCCCCGGCACTGCAGGGCGGCGGCCTCACCCGCGGCTACGGCCTGACGCCCCACGAGGCGCTCTTCGAGTACGCAGGCGGTATGGAAGCGGCGGTGACCGGTTCGCTGTTCGGCTCCCACCAGCAGGTGCCGCTCTCGGAGATGGCGATCAGTTCGTTTATTACCCCCTCGGGGCTCGGTTTGTTCTCCGGAGCGCTCTTCTCCGGCGCCCTCTTCTCCGGCGCCTCGGTGCCGCCCGGCCGCGCCCGCGGCTTCTGGCTGGTGGCCGACGCCGAGCTGATTATCTACGGCGCCACCGAACCGGACGCCTCGGTCACCATCGGCGGCCAGCGCATTGATCTCGCCCCCGACGGCACCTTCCGCTTCCAGTACGCTTTCCCCGACGGGCTGATGAACTTCCCAATCGAGGCGGTGGCGGTGGACGGTGAGCAGCGCCGGGCGATCACGATGCGCTTTATGCGCCAGACGCCTCTGCGCAACACCAACACCAAAGCCGAGATGAAAATCGAAGCGTACTAA
- a CDS encoding HesB/IscA family protein — protein MTTSIDTAPARRLPRRGIQMTESALAEVMRLRERRGGDLMLRVGVKGGGCSGLSYTMDFEEASNVTAHDEVFDHSGFKVVSDKKSLLFLYGLVLDYSDELLGGGFKFNNPNAERSCSCGSSFSA, from the coding sequence ATGACCACCAGCATCGACACCGCTCCGGCCCGTCGCCTTCCGCGCCGGGGCATCCAGATGACCGAAAGCGCCCTCGCCGAGGTGATGCGCCTGCGCGAGCGCCGCGGCGGCGATCTGATGCTGCGCGTCGGCGTCAAAGGCGGCGGTTGCTCGGGCCTCAGCTACACGATGGACTTCGAAGAAGCATCCAACGTCACCGCCCACGACGAGGTCTTCGACCACAGCGGCTTTAAAGTTGTCTCCGACAAAAAGAGTCTGTTGTTTCTCTACGGGCTGGTGCTCGATTACAGCGACGAATTGTTGGGCGGCGGCTTCAAGTTCAACAACCCCAACGCCGAGCGCTCCTGCTCCTGCGGCAGTTCCTTCTCGGCCTAG
- a CDS encoding RsmE family RNA methyltransferase, whose product MGSTTRLFLDPVQFSADTARLDPAQSHYLRQVLRLRDGASCIIGDGLGNTWQATLAGNTARLGPLLPRTGELPLPVTIACAVPKGDRWDWLLQKSTELGADRIVPLVCERSVVQPDAKRRVRWQAIVREAAEQSERAVLPVVELPALFGVFLKHPARGTRLICTARGVRPSLLNFLPTTALTLLFGPEGGFSESEVAAATDVGYQVCSLGSRILRTETAPLLALGWIAAWYEGKPEDT is encoded by the coding sequence ATGGGCAGTACCACCCGGCTGTTTCTCGACCCGGTTCAGTTTAGTGCTGATACCGCCCGGCTCGACCCAGCCCAGTCGCATTACCTCAGGCAGGTACTGCGGCTGCGGGACGGAGCAAGCTGCATCATCGGCGACGGTCTGGGCAACACCTGGCAGGCGACGCTTGCGGGCAACACCGCCCGGCTCGGCCCGCTTTTGCCCCGAACGGGCGAATTGCCCCTGCCGGTCACTATCGCCTGCGCGGTTCCCAAGGGCGATCGCTGGGACTGGCTATTACAGAAGTCTACAGAGCTGGGGGCAGACCGGATTGTGCCGCTGGTGTGCGAGCGCTCGGTGGTGCAGCCGGATGCCAAGCGGCGCGTGCGCTGGCAGGCGATCGTCCGCGAAGCCGCGGAGCAGTCGGAGCGCGCCGTGCTGCCCGTCGTCGAGCTACCGGCCTTGTTCGGTGTATTCCTGAAGCACCCTGCCCGGGGTACCCGGCTTATCTGCACCGCCCGCGGTGTGCGGCCGTCTTTGTTGAATTTTTTGCCGACTACCGCCCTGACGTTGCTATTTGGTCCGGAAGGGGGGTTTAGCGAGAGCGAAGTGGCCGCAGCCACCGACGTCGGCTACCAGGTATGCAGCCTGGGCAGCCGCATTCTGCGCACCGAGACCGCGCCGTTGCTCGCCCTCGGTTGGATTGCCGCCTGGTATGAAGGGAAGCCTGAGGACACTTGA